From one Gracilibacillus salinarum genomic stretch:
- a CDS encoding VWA domain-containing protein, translating into MKKYLILFLLTIVTIGCSEEETKQTGVAGDANKEEENADQQDNQVESSLSEISIASDEEAIKQLSAGELTGDLSFEEETERTEWGIEDLYPAFLSNITEAVQSNLTNTDDAEKLLKGLIYYAGSPYHSQLLSELAGYQPNFQEPLLPRPDMVEEKESTASEYAYILLDASSSMLMAAEDGSDQRMSIAKGAVESFAKTIGESAEVSLVAFGHQGDDSDAGKEKSCSGIEEVYPLGNYQSEQFREAVSTVEAKGWTPLAAAIEKVMQLSSDQEGNVTVYIVSDGIETCDGDPIKSAESFVNKSDQNRTVNIIGFQVDQEAETQLTAVAEAGNGEYFAADSSDELQSAIEYEWLPSLLDLAYAPVNLAPVGWEILHKKEDISDISSNWSAVISREDHRFRAVIDSLAEEEWLAEDKASQLMELLDERKQGLQDINSTLRDEKKSTVDQEADEIKAEVEEWMEDMRQLREQASP; encoded by the coding sequence TTGAAGAAATATTTGATACTTTTTCTTCTCACGATTGTGACGATTGGATGTAGTGAAGAAGAAACAAAGCAAACAGGTGTCGCGGGAGATGCCAATAAAGAGGAAGAGAATGCGGATCAACAGGATAATCAAGTGGAATCAAGTTTATCAGAGATATCTATTGCAAGTGACGAAGAAGCTATAAAGCAATTGTCAGCCGGAGAATTAACAGGTGACCTCAGCTTTGAAGAAGAAACAGAACGTACGGAATGGGGAATAGAAGATCTATACCCAGCTTTTCTAAGTAACATAACGGAAGCCGTGCAATCTAATCTAACCAACACCGATGATGCCGAGAAGCTTTTAAAAGGGCTGATTTATTATGCAGGCTCTCCCTATCATAGCCAGTTATTATCTGAATTAGCAGGCTATCAACCTAATTTTCAGGAGCCGTTATTACCTCGGCCGGACATGGTAGAGGAGAAGGAAAGTACAGCAAGTGAATATGCTTATATTCTACTTGATGCGAGTTCTAGTATGCTAATGGCAGCGGAGGATGGATCTGATCAGCGAATGAGTATTGCTAAAGGTGCAGTGGAAAGTTTCGCAAAAACCATTGGTGAATCCGCTGAGGTATCTTTAGTAGCTTTTGGTCATCAGGGTGACGATAGTGATGCGGGCAAAGAAAAGTCCTGTTCGGGTATAGAAGAAGTTTATCCTTTAGGAAACTATCAAAGCGAACAATTCCGTGAGGCTGTTTCAACTGTTGAAGCGAAGGGATGGACACCATTAGCAGCAGCTATTGAGAAAGTCATGCAGTTAAGTTCGGATCAAGAAGGTAATGTTACCGTATATATTGTAAGTGATGGAATAGAAACGTGTGATGGTGATCCGATTAAGTCTGCTGAAAGCTTTGTAAACAAGAGTGATCAGAACCGTACAGTCAATATTATCGGCTTTCAGGTTGATCAAGAGGCAGAAACTCAGTTAACAGCAGTAGCAGAAGCGGGTAATGGAGAATACTTTGCTGCTGACAGTAGTGATGAATTACAATCTGCCATTGAATACGAATGGCTGCCATCGTTACTAGATTTAGCTTATGCACCTGTAAATCTTGCCCCAGTCGGTTGGGAAATTCTACACAAAAAAGAGGATATCAGTGACATCAGCAGTAACTGGAGTGCTGTTATTTCAAGAGAAGATCATCGTTTTCGTGCTGTAATCGATTCGTTAGCAGAAGAGGAATGGCTTGCAGAAGATAAAGCAAGTCAGCTGATGGAATTATTGGATGAACGTAAGCAAGGATTGCAGGATATAAATAGTACGTTACGTGATGAAAAGAAATCAACAGTAGACCAAGAGGCAGATGAAATAAAAGCAGAAGTGGAAGAGTGGATGGAAGATATGCGTCAATTGAGAGAGCAGGCATCGCCATAG
- a CDS encoding energy-coupling factor transporter ATPase gives MAAIEFRHVYFRYKESSPWVLEDFNLEIDKNQTVAILGHNGSGKSTIAKLANGLLIPQSGEIYIHNTLVTEETIWEVRKQIGLVFQNPENQFVGTTVRDDVAFGLENRGIPREEMLKRIEQSLIQVEMEDYQDHEPHHLSGGQKQRVAIASVMATQPDILLLDEATSMLDPKGRKEILTTINALKQQLAITMVMITHDLHEIYQADRVIVMNQGNIYKDTIVDQLFEDYKGLQSIGLTLPLTVQLAIELEKHDYHFAKYPLNNEELVDALWTSDLNK, from the coding sequence ATGGCTGCAATAGAGTTTCGTCACGTATATTTTCGATATAAAGAATCATCTCCATGGGTTTTGGAGGACTTCAACTTAGAAATTGATAAAAATCAGACTGTTGCGATTTTAGGTCACAATGGATCTGGGAAATCGACGATAGCCAAGCTTGCCAATGGCCTCTTAATTCCACAATCAGGAGAAATATACATACATAACACATTGGTAACGGAAGAGACAATATGGGAGGTTCGGAAACAAATAGGTCTTGTATTCCAAAACCCCGAGAACCAATTCGTTGGTACGACCGTTAGAGATGATGTTGCTTTTGGCCTCGAAAATAGAGGTATCCCACGCGAAGAAATGCTGAAGCGCATTGAGCAAAGCCTTATTCAGGTAGAAATGGAAGATTATCAAGACCACGAGCCACATCATCTCTCCGGAGGACAGAAGCAACGAGTTGCGATTGCTAGTGTGATGGCGACACAGCCAGACATTCTTTTGCTGGATGAAGCTACTTCTATGCTTGATCCAAAAGGAAGAAAAGAAATCTTGACAACGATTAATGCCTTAAAGCAACAGCTTGCCATTACGATGGTCATGATTACACATGATTTACATGAAATCTACCAGGCTGATCGCGTTATCGTTATGAATCAAGGAAACATATACAAAGATACAATAGTGGATCAACTTTTTGAAGATTACAAAGGGCTGCAATCCATTGGGCTAACTTTGCCATTAACCGTACAGCTTGCCATTGAACTTGAAAAACACGATTATCACTTTGCTAAGTATCCATTAAATAATGAGGAGTTAGTAGACGCATTATGGACATCAGATTTGAACAAGTAA
- a CDS encoding energy-coupling factor transporter ATPase, translated as MDIRFEQVNYTYQQNTPFSYQALADINLSIQSGEYIAIVGHTGSGKSTLLQHINGLLLPSEGKVVVGDFVLSKENKRQNLKKLREKVGVVFQYPEHQLFEETVDRDIQFALKNFQVPESERQARVLDAIEKVGLTEAILEKSPFEISGGQMRRVAIAGVLAMNPEVLILDEPTAGLDPKGQHDMMAMFAQLHEAKNRTTILVTHQMQHALQYADRIYVLAKGGMLMEGSPEEIFSNANLLEEANLDVPDMLDLMDKLKDRLQIDLHYNKQSVPQLATEIAARLRETKQ; from the coding sequence ATGGACATCAGATTTGAACAAGTAAATTATACGTACCAACAGAATACTCCTTTTTCTTATCAGGCGCTTGCCGATATTAACCTCAGCATCCAATCCGGTGAGTATATCGCTATTGTCGGCCATACGGGTTCGGGGAAATCGACATTATTACAGCATATTAATGGATTGCTGCTTCCATCAGAGGGAAAAGTAGTTGTTGGTGATTTTGTTCTATCAAAAGAGAATAAAAGGCAGAATCTGAAGAAGCTCCGTGAAAAAGTCGGTGTTGTTTTTCAATATCCAGAGCATCAATTGTTTGAAGAGACCGTTGACCGAGATATTCAATTTGCATTAAAAAACTTTCAAGTGCCGGAGAGTGAGAGGCAAGCAAGAGTTTTGGATGCGATTGAGAAGGTCGGTTTAACAGAGGCCATTCTGGAGAAGTCACCTTTTGAGATAAGTGGCGGTCAAATGAGACGAGTTGCCATTGCAGGAGTGCTTGCCATGAATCCGGAAGTGTTAATACTTGATGAACCGACAGCTGGCTTAGATCCAAAAGGGCAGCATGATATGATGGCGATGTTTGCACAACTGCATGAAGCAAAAAATAGGACTACGATTCTCGTGACACACCAAATGCAGCATGCTCTGCAATATGCTGATCGTATTTACGTATTAGCTAAGGGCGGTATGCTGATGGAAGGAAGTCCTGAAGAAATTTTTTCTAATGCAAATTTGCTTGAAGAAGCGAATTTGGATGTTCCGGATATGTTGGATTTAATGGATAAGTTAAAAGACAGATTGCAAATCGATCTGCATTACAACAAACAATCTGTTCCACAGTTAGCGACAGAGATTGCGGCGCGTCTAAGGGAGACCAAACAATGA
- a CDS encoding energy-coupling factor transporter transmembrane component T family protein produces the protein MKSYMIIGQFLPGNSLLHRLDPRSKLLVIFTFVVVVFFANNALSYGWLTLFAVLLVVMTKIDIRYILKGVTPVWFLILFTFILHLIITKEGPALLDIAGFTIYQGGVIQGLTISLRFFLLVLVTSLLTLTTAPMEITDAIEVLFAPLNKIKVPVHELALMMSISLRFIPTLLDETEKISKAQASRGVDLRTGSIKERLYAIVPLLVPLFISAFKRAEELAMAMEARGYRGSEGRTKLRQLKWTRIDYMCLSGYLLVLLIFFYIRS, from the coding sequence ATGAAATCTTATATGATAATCGGTCAATTTCTACCAGGTAACTCCTTGCTGCATCGTTTAGATCCGCGTTCCAAGTTGCTTGTTATTTTTACGTTTGTGGTTGTCGTATTTTTTGCAAATAATGCGTTAAGCTATGGCTGGTTAACGTTATTCGCCGTTCTGTTAGTGGTAATGACCAAAATCGATATTCGATATATATTAAAAGGGGTAACGCCTGTCTGGTTCTTAATTCTATTCACCTTTATCTTACACCTGATTATTACGAAAGAAGGTCCAGCTCTTTTGGATATAGCTGGTTTTACTATCTACCAAGGTGGCGTGATACAAGGGTTAACCATTTCACTACGCTTTTTCTTACTGGTTCTGGTTACGTCTTTATTAACATTAACAACTGCGCCAATGGAGATTACCGATGCTATTGAAGTACTATTTGCCCCACTCAACAAAATAAAAGTACCCGTGCATGAACTGGCGCTAATGATGTCGATCTCGTTGCGATTTATTCCGACATTGCTCGATGAAACAGAAAAAATTTCAAAGGCACAGGCTTCACGGGGTGTTGATTTGCGGACAGGTTCGATCAAAGAACGATTGTATGCAATAGTTCCTCTTTTGGTTCCTTTGTTTATCAGCGCTTTTAAACGAGCGGAAGAATTAGCAATGGCCATGGAAGCCAGGGGTTATCGCGGCAGTGAAGGAAGAACGAAGCTGAGGCAACTAAAGTGGACAAGGATCGATTATATGTGCTTGTCGGGCTATTTGCTCGTGCTATTGATCTTTTTCTATATTCGTAGTTAA
- the truA gene encoding tRNA pseudouridine(38-40) synthase TruA, producing the protein MRLKAIIQYDGTNFSGYQIQPNGRTVQGKLEAVLAKMHKGEHIRVTASGRTDQGVHAVGQTIHFDTSLTIPVANWLKALNTMLPDDIEVKDIAEASADFHARFDVREKEYRYVILNTNERDLFKRHYCHHVPQPLQLERMQQAAKYLVGTHDFSSFCAANNNVKGDKIRTITGISIEQDAANQIIIKVRGTGFLYNMVRIITGTLLEVGLGDREPENVEEIISSLDRSKAGKTAPPQGLYLWDVDYY; encoded by the coding sequence ATGAGATTAAAAGCAATTATTCAATATGATGGGACCAATTTCTCTGGATATCAGATTCAACCTAATGGCAGGACGGTACAGGGCAAATTAGAGGCCGTCTTAGCTAAAATGCACAAGGGTGAGCATATCAGAGTGACAGCATCAGGAAGAACCGATCAAGGGGTCCATGCAGTAGGACAGACCATTCATTTTGATACGTCACTTACTATTCCGGTCGCTAACTGGTTAAAAGCATTAAATACGATGCTTCCGGATGATATAGAAGTAAAAGATATTGCTGAAGCATCAGCTGACTTTCATGCCCGTTTTGATGTGAGAGAGAAGGAATACCGTTATGTCATTTTAAATACGAATGAAAGAGATTTGTTTAAGCGTCATTATTGCCATCATGTTCCACAGCCTTTACAGCTGGAACGTATGCAACAAGCGGCTAAGTATCTGGTGGGAACACATGATTTTTCTTCTTTTTGTGCAGCTAACAATAATGTAAAAGGAGACAAAATCAGAACGATTACGGGAATATCAATTGAACAGGATGCAGCCAATCAGATCATAATCAAGGTTCGGGGCACCGGATTTTTATATAATATGGTACGCATCATTACCGGCACCTTACTGGAGGTTGGATTAGGCGATAGAGAGCCTGAAAATGTCGAAGAAATCATCAGCTCCTTGGACCGTTCAAAAGCGGGAAAAACCGCTCCACCACAAGGGTTATACCTGTGGGATGTAGACTATTATTAA
- the rplM gene encoding 50S ribosomal protein L13: MRTTFMANENNIERKWFVVDAEGQTLGRLASEVASILRGKHKPTYTPHVDTGDHVIIINANKIELTGKKLSDKLYYRHSNHPGGLKSRTAGEMREKYPEQMLELTVKGMLPKGKLGRKMGKKLHVYRGTDHKHEAQKPEVLELRG, encoded by the coding sequence ATGCGCACAACTTTCATGGCAAATGAAAATAACATTGAACGCAAATGGTTTGTTGTAGACGCAGAAGGACAAACGCTTGGTCGTTTAGCAAGTGAAGTTGCTTCAATCCTTCGCGGTAAGCATAAACCAACATATACACCGCATGTTGATACTGGAGATCATGTGATCATTATCAATGCGAACAAAATCGAACTTACAGGTAAAAAACTTAGCGATAAGTTATACTACCGTCACTCTAATCACCCTGGTGGTTTAAAATCACGTACTGCTGGTGAAATGCGTGAAAAATACCCTGAGCAAATGCTTGAACTTACAGTCAAGGGTATGTTACCAAAAGGTAAATTAGGACGTAAAATGGGTAAAAAACTTCACGTTTATCGTGGAACAGACCATAAGCATGAAGCACAAAAACCAGAAGTTTTAGAACTTCGCGGATAA
- the rpsI gene encoding 30S ribosomal protein S9: MAQVQYYGTGRRKTSTARVRLVPGTGRIVVNNRDAEDFFPYETLRTIIKQPLVATETEGSYDVLVNVDGGGFTGQAGAIRHGVARALLEADPEYRTTLKRAGFLTRDARAKERKKYGLKKARRAPQFSKR, encoded by the coding sequence GTGGCACAAGTACAATACTACGGTACCGGACGCCGTAAAACTTCAACTGCACGTGTACGTTTAGTTCCAGGTACTGGACGTATCGTTGTAAATAATCGCGATGCGGAAGATTTCTTCCCATACGAAACTCTTCGTACAATCATTAAGCAACCTTTAGTTGCAACAGAAACTGAAGGTAGCTACGATGTATTAGTAAACGTTGATGGTGGAGGTTTCACTGGTCAAGCTGGTGCAATCCGTCACGGCGTTGCTCGTGCATTATTAGAAGCTGATCCAGAATACCGCACAACACTTAAACGTGCTGGATTCTTAACTCGTGACGCGCGTGCTAAAGAACGTAAGAAATACGGTCTTAAAAAAGCTCGTCGTGCACCACAGTTCTCAAAGCGTTAA
- a CDS encoding AAA family ATPase, with protein sequence MNKSKKFIETKEYKRFAEFCDACIKYKYIGICYGLPGVGKTLSSRYYSNWDSIQKQIAYKNAKEIGANADEKILDARTIFYTAPAVRATKMTDEIHSIGTRMGMVRTMYKVLNRGEEEEYSTSSFEEIDLIIVDEIDRLKVQNLEQLRDIYDRNDIAMILIGMPGIEKRLARYPQLYSRIGFAHEFDKLSKDETHHILEFKWEELGLSIKLEDFSDYEAITSIIKITGGNFRLIQRLFTQIERILEINNLETITTEVVEAARDSLVIGIK encoded by the coding sequence ATGAATAAATCAAAGAAGTTTATTGAAACAAAAGAATATAAAAGATTTGCAGAGTTTTGTGATGCGTGTATCAAATATAAATATATAGGTATTTGTTATGGTCTGCCAGGTGTAGGAAAAACATTATCCTCAAGGTATTATTCAAATTGGGACTCCATCCAAAAACAAATAGCCTATAAAAACGCAAAGGAAATCGGTGCGAATGCAGATGAAAAGATTCTTGATGCTAGAACGATTTTTTATACAGCCCCAGCAGTACGGGCTACTAAAATGACAGATGAAATTCATAGTATTGGAACTAGAATGGGTATGGTTAGAACTATGTATAAAGTACTTAACAGAGGTGAAGAAGAAGAGTATTCTACTAGTTCGTTTGAAGAAATTGACCTGATTATTGTTGATGAGATAGATCGACTAAAAGTGCAAAACTTAGAGCAACTAAGGGATATATATGATCGAAATGATATAGCAATGATATTAATCGGAATGCCTGGAATTGAAAAGAGATTGGCTCGATATCCCCAACTCTATTCTAGAATTGGATTTGCTCATGAATTTGATAAACTCAGTAAAGATGAAACCCATCATATCTTGGAGTTTAAATGGGAAGAACTAGGACTTTCTATAAAACTTGAGGACTTTTCCGATTATGAGGCAATAACTAGCATCATAAAGATTACTGGAGGAAATTTTAGGCTTATACAAAGATTGTTCACTCAAATTGAAAGGATACTTGAAATTAATAATCTTGAAACCATAACAACAGAGGTTGTTGAAGCTGCACGAGACAGTTTAGTAATCGGAATCAAGTAA
- a CDS encoding Mu transposase C-terminal domain-containing protein has translation MKKELPPLTSYSEDQRQKAMNKYNLIAPYLNHEKNLKTIAQESGVSKRTLQYWISKYQQFGLIGLIRKNRTDSGIFKVEKEVQEEIKNLILSHKRNSVTSIHRKICEICKKNKWKQPSYYQVYTISKSLSPGLKKLAYEGKKEYQNTYDLIHRREANYPNEIWQADHTPLDIIVLNEKGKPERPWLTIILDDYSRAVAGYFLTFQDPSAIQTSLVLHQAIWRKRNLDWQICGIPEKFYTDHGSDFTSNHLEQVAIDLKINLVFSTVGVPRGRGKIERFFSAINQLFLQDLPGYFGNQNSTALLTLKELDDKLSNFIIYNYHHRVHGTTKKEPIKAWSNSGFLPNMPASLECLDLLLLNVAKPRKVHSDGIHFQGLRYIDTNLAAYIGETVIIRYDPRDIAEIRVFYQDKYLCTAVSPEISDYQVDLKDIVSARNKVRKNLKNQLDTGRTVAEEIALSKQKDFENQSNKSDSKKSKLKRYFNE, from the coding sequence ATGAAAAAAGAACTTCCACCATTGACTTCTTATTCAGAAGATCAAAGACAAAAGGCTATGAATAAATACAATTTAATTGCACCATATCTTAACCATGAGAAAAATTTGAAAACTATTGCTCAGGAATCTGGTGTTTCAAAACGAACACTTCAATATTGGATTAGTAAGTACCAGCAATTTGGATTAATTGGTTTGATTCGAAAGAATCGAACAGATTCAGGAATCTTTAAAGTGGAAAAAGAAGTACAAGAAGAAATTAAGAATTTAATACTTAGTCACAAAAGAAATTCAGTCACTTCTATTCATAGGAAGATTTGTGAGATATGCAAAAAGAATAAGTGGAAGCAACCCAGTTACTATCAGGTTTATACTATCTCAAAGTCTTTATCACCAGGACTAAAAAAACTAGCCTATGAAGGGAAAAAAGAATATCAAAACACTTATGATTTAATTCACCGACGAGAGGCTAATTACCCTAATGAGATATGGCAAGCTGATCATACCCCATTAGATATAATTGTTTTAAATGAGAAAGGAAAACCAGAAAGACCTTGGCTAACAATTATTTTAGATGATTATAGTCGAGCAGTTGCTGGATACTTTTTAACTTTTCAAGACCCGTCTGCTATACAAACATCTTTGGTCTTACACCAAGCAATATGGAGAAAAAGAAACCTCGATTGGCAAATATGTGGTATCCCCGAAAAGTTTTATACAGATCACGGAAGTGACTTTACTTCCAATCATTTGGAACAAGTAGCTATTGATTTAAAGATTAATCTAGTTTTCTCTACAGTAGGGGTTCCAAGAGGGCGCGGGAAAATAGAAAGATTCTTTTCAGCCATTAATCAATTGTTTCTACAAGATTTACCTGGCTATTTCGGAAATCAGAATAGCACTGCACTTCTTACTCTTAAAGAACTTGACGATAAATTATCAAATTTCATCATATATAACTATCATCATAGGGTTCATGGTACAACAAAAAAAGAACCCATTAAAGCCTGGAGTAATTCTGGATTTCTCCCTAATATGCCAGCTAGTTTGGAATGTCTAGATTTATTATTATTAAATGTAGCAAAACCAAGGAAGGTTCATTCGGATGGTATTCACTTCCAAGGTTTAAGGTATATAGATACAAACCTAGCTGCATATATTGGTGAAACAGTCATTATTCGTTATGATCCAAGGGATATCGCAGAGATTCGGGTGTTTTATCAAGATAAATACTTATGCACTGCTGTTTCCCCTGAAATTTCTGATTACCAAGTAGATTTAAAAGATATTGTTTCAGCACGAAATAAAGTACGAAAAAACCTCAAGAACCAACTTGATACTGGAAGAACTGTTGCAGAAGAAATAGCTTTATCAAAGCAAAAAGATTTCGAGAACCAGTCGAATAAATCTGATTCTAAAAAGTCAAAACTCAAGAGGTATTTCAATGAATAA
- a CDS encoding recombinase family protein, whose amino-acid sequence MSQYIYGYARVSTRQQELARQLDLLEKYNCNEVLTEKMTGTKSNRPELNRLKDKLRPGDIVVVESFSRLGRSTKDLIDLVNYFEENNVKLISVKESFDTTTPQGRLMMTVFQAFSQFERDLIVERTKEGLKSARARGRKGGRPRVATKDITKAINLYKTEEYSVKEIVEMTGISRATLYRYLDNDKLE is encoded by the coding sequence ATGAGTCAGTATATTTATGGATATGCACGAGTGAGTACTCGTCAACAAGAATTAGCACGTCAATTGGATTTATTAGAAAAATATAATTGTAATGAAGTTCTGACGGAAAAAATGACAGGAACAAAATCAAACCGGCCAGAGTTAAATCGTTTAAAAGACAAGTTGAGACCAGGGGATATTGTTGTTGTAGAAAGTTTTTCAAGATTAGGTAGAAGCACGAAAGATTTAATTGATCTAGTTAATTATTTTGAGGAAAATAATGTGAAATTAATTAGTGTGAAAGAAAGTTTTGACACTACGACTCCACAAGGAAGGTTAATGATGACCGTTTTTCAGGCTTTTAGTCAGTTTGAAAGAGATTTGATAGTTGAACGAACAAAGGAAGGACTAAAAAGTGCTAGAGCAAGAGGAAGAAAAGGAGGACGACCAAGAGTAGCAACTAAGGATATTACAAAAGCCATAAATCTTTATAAAACTGAAGAATACAGTGTAAAAGAAATTGTTGAAATGACTGGTATTAGTAGAGCCACTCTTTATCGATATTTAGATAATGATAAATTAGAGTAA
- the cadC gene encoding Cd(II)/Pb(II)/Zn(II)-sensing metalloregulatory transcriptional repressor CadC, translating to MKKKDTCEIFCYDEEKVNRIQGDLQTVDISGVSQMLKAIADENRAKITYALCQDEELCVCDIANILGVTIANASHHLRTLYKQGVVNFRKEGKLAFYSLDDEHIRQIMMIALAHKKEVKVNV from the coding sequence ATGAAAAAGAAAGATACTTGTGAAATTTTTTGTTATGACGAAGAAAAGGTTAATCGAATACAAGGGGATTTACAAACAGTTGATATTTCTGGTGTTAGCCAAATGTTAAAGGCTATTGCCGATGAAAATAGAGCAAAAATTACTTACGCTCTGTGTCAGGATGAAGAGTTGTGTGTTTGTGATATAGCAAATATCTTAGGTGTTACGATAGCAAATGCATCTCATCATTTACGTACGCTTTATAAGCAAGGGGTGGTCAACTTTAGAAAAGAAGGAAAACTAGCTTTCTATTCTTTAGATGATGAACATATCAGGCAGATAATGATGATCGCCCTAGCACATAAGAAAGAAGTGAAGGTCAATGTCTGA